A single genomic interval of Candidatus Poribacteria bacterium harbors:
- the fdhA gene encoding formaldehyde dehydrogenase, glutathione-independent: MASNRGVAYIRPGVVEVQGIDFPKLTLGNRKCDHGVILKVVSTNICGSDQHMVRGRTTAPGGLVLGHEITGEIIEVGRDVEFHKVGDIVSVPFNIACGRCRNCREGKTGICLNVNPARPGAAFGYVDMGGWIGGQAEYVMAPYADFNLLKLPPRDIALAKIKDLTLLSDIFPTGFHGAVSAGVGPGSTVYVAGAGPVGLACAASCHLLGAACVIVGDMIPERLAQARSFGCETIDLRKDATLLEQIEAIVGVPEVDSAVDCVGFEARGHGKGVAEEHPATVLNSVMEVTRAGGAIGIPGLYVTGDPGAVDENAKEGRLSIRIGLGWAKSHSFTTGQCPVMRYNHKLMNAIIYDKIQIAKAVNATVISLDDAPAGYQDFDRGAARKYVIDPHKMIAA; encoded by the coding sequence GGCGTCATTCTGAAGGTCGTCTCCACGAACATCTGCGGCAGTGACCAGCACATGGTTCGCGGTCGCACCACCGCCCCAGGGGGCCTCGTTCTCGGACACGAGATCACGGGCGAGATCATCGAGGTCGGACGCGATGTCGAGTTCCACAAGGTGGGAGACATCGTCTCCGTGCCGTTCAACATCGCCTGTGGGCGGTGCCGCAACTGCCGCGAAGGCAAGACCGGAATCTGTCTGAACGTCAATCCGGCACGCCCCGGAGCGGCATTCGGCTACGTCGATATGGGCGGCTGGATCGGCGGACAGGCGGAATACGTGATGGCTCCGTACGCCGACTTCAACCTGCTCAAGTTGCCGCCGCGCGACATCGCCCTCGCCAAGATCAAGGACCTCACGCTACTGTCCGACATCTTCCCGACCGGGTTCCACGGAGCCGTCTCCGCCGGCGTCGGACCCGGTTCCACTGTCTACGTCGCGGGAGCGGGACCTGTGGGACTCGCCTGCGCGGCATCGTGCCACCTGCTCGGAGCCGCCTGCGTCATCGTCGGCGACATGATCCCGGAACGCCTCGCGCAAGCGAGGAGCTTCGGCTGCGAGACCATCGACCTGCGCAAGGACGCGACGCTCCTCGAGCAGATCGAGGCGATCGTCGGCGTTCCCGAGGTCGATTCGGCGGTGGACTGCGTCGGGTTCGAGGCGCGTGGTCACGGCAAGGGAGTCGCCGAGGAACACCCGGCGACCGTGCTCAACTCGGTCATGGAGGTCACGCGCGCCGGTGGAGCCATCGGCATCCCGGGCCTCTATGTGACCGGCGACCCCGGAGCCGTGGACGAGAATGCGAAGGAAGGCCGCCTGAGCATCCGCATCGGCTTGGGATGGGCAAAGTCCCACTCGTTCACGACGGGACAGTGCCCCGTCATGCGGTACAACCACAAGCTGATGAACGCGATCATCTACGACAAGATCCAGATCGCCAAGGCGGTCAACGCGACCGTCATCTCGCTGGACGACGCTCCGGCCGGCTATCAGGACTTCGACCGTGGAGCCGCCCGCAAATACGTCATCGACCCACACAAGATGATCGCCGCATAG